Proteins encoded in a region of the Pelmatolapia mariae isolate MD_Pm_ZW linkage group LG6, Pm_UMD_F_2, whole genome shotgun sequence genome:
- the cygb2 gene encoding cytoglobin-2, with product MSRRESPPPPSPPPQLLGVQRGEVECEDRPERAEPLSDTEREIVQDTWGHVYKNCEDVGVSVLIRFFVNFPSAKQYFSQFQHLEDPEEMARSSQLRQHACRVMNAINSVVENLHDPEKVSSVLALVGKAHAIKHKVEPVYFKILSSVMLEVFSEDFPEFFTAEVQMVWTKLMGAVYWHVTGAYTEVGWLQVSSSAV from the exons ATGTCGCGCCGGGAGTCTCCGCCGCCACCCTCGCCACCTCCGCAGCTGCTGGGAGTGCAGAGAGGAGAGGTGGAGTGTGAGGACCGTCCGGAGCGCGCGGAGCCGCTGTCCGACACCGAGAGGGAGATCGTCCAGGACACGTGGGGGCACGTCTACAAGAACTGTGAGGATGTGGGGGTGTCTGTTCTCATAAG GTTTTTTGTCAACTTCCCATCGGCCAAACAGTATTTTAGCCAGTTTCAGCACCTGGAGGATCCTGAGGAGATGGCACGGAGCAGCCAACTCCGGCAGCATGCCTGCAGGGTGATGAATGCCATCAACAGTGTAGTGGAAAACCTCCACGACCCTGAGAAGGTGTCGTCGGTGCTGGCCCTGGTGGGAAAAGCACATGCTATCAAACACAAAGTGGAACCCGTGTACTTTAAG ATCCTGAGCAGTGTGATGCTGGAGGTGTTTTCTGAAGATTTCCCAGAATTCTTCACGGCAGAGGTGCAGATGGTGTGGACCAAACTGATGGGGGCGGTGTACTGGCATGTGACGGGGGCCTACACAGAGGTGGGCTGGCTCCAGGTCTCCAGCTCGGCAGTGTGA